In Rhodanobacter humi, the following are encoded in one genomic region:
- a CDS encoding two-component system sensor histidine kinase NtrB has product MRGNAASSGLEQLATGVALVDAELRVRWVNAALAELLGSGMRSAVGQPLALWLCSPDDLAQAQRALDESRFVQLREAALSAFDERTLKADLAIQPADDGGLLVEVHALAASAPAVSPLSATLRGFAHEVKNPLAGLRGAAQLLQRRVDGVELQALAGLIIDEADRLAALANRLLHRDGAARLGTVNIHELLDRLAELMRAEPTPPRLRHDYDPSLPDVWGDADQLQQVLLNLARNAVEAGGRTLTLRTRAEHGVRAGARVLRCALRVDVVDDGPGVPAELRDTLFEPLVSGRVDGTGLGLALSREIAREHGGELCCSSHPGETVFSLYLPLEHAP; this is encoded by the coding sequence ATGCGCGGCAATGCAGCATCAAGCGGATTGGAACAGCTGGCGACCGGGGTGGCCCTGGTCGACGCGGAGCTGCGCGTGCGTTGGGTCAATGCCGCGCTGGCCGAACTGCTGGGCAGCGGCATGCGCAGCGCGGTGGGCCAACCGCTGGCGTTGTGGTTGTGTTCGCCGGATGACTTGGCCCAGGCGCAGCGCGCGCTGGACGAGTCGCGCTTCGTGCAGCTGCGCGAAGCGGCGCTGTCGGCGTTCGACGAGCGCACGCTCAAGGCCGATCTGGCGATCCAGCCCGCGGACGATGGCGGGCTGCTGGTCGAGGTGCACGCGCTGGCCGCGTCGGCGCCGGCCGTCTCGCCGCTGTCGGCCACGCTGCGCGGCTTCGCGCACGAGGTGAAGAATCCGCTGGCCGGCCTGCGCGGTGCGGCGCAGCTGCTGCAGCGGCGCGTCGACGGCGTCGAGCTGCAGGCGCTGGCCGGCCTGATCATCGACGAGGCCGACCGCCTCGCCGCGCTGGCGAATCGCCTGCTGCATCGCGACGGCGCGGCGCGGCTTGGCACGGTGAACATCCACGAATTGCTGGACCGGCTCGCCGAGCTCATGCGCGCCGAACCCACGCCGCCGCGGCTGCGCCACGACTATGACCCCAGCCTGCCCGACGTGTGGGGCGATGCGGACCAGCTGCAACAAGTGCTGCTGAATCTCGCGCGCAACGCGGTGGAAGCGGGCGGGCGCACGCTCACCCTGCGCACGCGCGCCGAGCATGGCGTGCGCGCCGGTGCCCGCGTGCTGCGCTGCGCGTTGCGCGTGGACGTGGTCGACGACGGCCCCGGCGTGCCCGCGGAACTGCGCGACACACTGTTCGAGCCGCTGGTGTCCGGCCGTGTCGACGGCACCGGCCTGGGCCTGGCGCTGTCGCGCGAGATCGCCCGCGAACACGGTGGCGAGCTGTGCTGCAGCAGCCATCCGGGCGAGACGGTGTTCTCGTTGTACCTGCCGCTGGAGCACGCGCCATGA